One region of Thalassophryne amazonica chromosome 16, fThaAma1.1, whole genome shotgun sequence genomic DNA includes:
- the LOC117528105 gene encoding uncharacterized protein LOC117528105 — translation MEGDGFYSVMRTRFVLCCVYVVCFTSAVCSSRDNSLSHQTMMLRTSPEVVARCGDNVTLTCDASSSQQFEIKKFIWISPEKPVCQFRGGKPDPGVVCENKSQPLQSSLSMTLINMLPAKQGEYICKLHSTLAIKDSTTIVKLQECFQSNGSSQNKSHAECWFNGFYPNGTVHWFHAGVNLTESASTQQELNEHGLYNVKSILKREPQNTAHSYTCSLWIPALGKYQSNLLVLRGESRSSGSRVSIPWMYALVTILLIMFMT, via the exons ATGGAAGGAGATGGGTTCTATTCGGTGATGAGGACACGGTTTGTTCTTTGCTGTGTTTACGTCGTGTGCTTCACTTCAGCAGTGTGCAGCAGCAGGG ATAATTCACTCAGTCATCAAACTATGATGCTGCGGACCAGTCCAGAGGTGGTGGCACGCTGTGGAGACAATGTGACCCTGACATGTGATGCCAGTTCATCACAGCAATTCGAGATTAAGAAGTTTATCTGGATAAGTCCAGAAAAACCTGTATGCCAGTTCAGGGGGGGGAAACCTGACCCTGGGGTCGTATGTGAAAATAAATCACAACCTCTGCAGAGCTCACTCAGTATGACCCTCATCAACATGCTGCCGGCCAAACAGGGAGAATACATCTGTAAACTGCATTCCACTCTCGCTATCAAGGATAGCACAACTATTGTCAAACTACAAG AGTGTTTCCAAAGTAATGGATCTTCTCAGAATAAGTCTCATGCCGAGTGTTGGTTCAATGGATTTTACCCCAATGGTACAGTCCACTGGTTCCATGCAGGTGTTAACCTGACTGAATCCGCCAGCACACAACAAGAACTTAATGAACATGGACTCTACAACGTCAAAAGCATCTTGAAGCGTGAGCCCCAAAACACAGCCCACTCATATACCTGCTCTCTGTGGATACCTGCCCTGGGGAAATATCAGTCCAATCTCCTGGTGCTTCGGGGTGAGTCCAGATCATCAGGAAGCAGGGTTAGTATACCCTGGATGTATGCGTTGGTCACAATACTTTTGATAATGTTCATGACGTAA